The following coding sequences are from one bacterium SCSIO 12741 window:
- a CDS encoding response regulator transcription factor, whose translation MIHLVCIDHHQSFLDGLSLHLSQQEKMEVVGCFSDPLEAIRKIDWTSVEVLIIEVRLKKASAYEFAAIARAFNSEIRIIGISAISIGKSRQRLKEFDLFNDFVEKREPIKSLIASVHHVLTFPTSKKSSKFLYQIKSAKSKGLDVELSEHQLRLLKLLLDDCTYSEMADIQHVSVNTVKYHLKLLYKNLGVTSRGAAIQAAYEFGFVDSAS comes from the coding sequence ATGATCCACCTTGTTTGTATTGACCACCATCAATCTTTTTTGGACGGTCTATCCCTGCACTTATCTCAGCAGGAAAAAATGGAAGTGGTTGGTTGTTTCTCCGACCCACTTGAGGCTATTCGAAAAATTGATTGGACATCCGTCGAGGTCCTAATAATAGAAGTTCGACTAAAAAAGGCTTCGGCCTATGAATTTGCGGCTATTGCAAGAGCATTTAATTCAGAGATTCGAATAATTGGAATATCGGCCATAAGTATTGGTAAAAGTCGACAACGACTAAAGGAGTTTGATCTGTTCAATGATTTCGTTGAGAAGCGCGAACCCATAAAATCATTAATAGCTTCAGTTCACCATGTTTTGACGTTTCCAACGTCTAAGAAATCGTCCAAATTTCTTTATCAGATTAAATCAGCTAAAAGTAAAGGACTGGATGTGGAGTTAAGTGAACATCAATTAAGATTACTCAAACTACTCCTTGATGATTGTACTTATTCAGAAATGGCCGATATCCAACATGTCTCTGTCAATACCGTTAAATATCACCTTAAGTTGCTTTATAAGAATTTGGGAGTGACAAGTCGAGGCGCTGCGATTCAGGCGGCTTATGAATTTGGTTTTGTTGATTCGGCCTCTTAA